A stretch of the Deltaproteobacteria bacterium genome encodes the following:
- a CDS encoding histidinol-phosphate transaminase, translating into MRGDAQRFVRPGIRALHGYVPGEQPRDRRYVKLNTNENPYPPSPRVIEAVRAAVIDDLRLYPDPVATELRRKAGEVYGFAPEQIIAGNGSDDLLALIVRACASAGDRVVYPMPTYSLYDTLVAIQDAEAAHVPFPADFTLPVAALRQLDGRVTFVCNPNAPSGTVTPVAVIEELARALSGLLVVDEAYVDFADATALPLVQRCPNVVVLRTFSKSFSLAGMRIGLGFGSAAVIEELNKVKDSYNLSRLSLVAATAALEDLAWMQRNVTRIRTTRAALSERLRALGLQVLPSQANFILARRPGRNMGDIQRALKEQGVLVRYFDTPDLRDALRITVGTDEECEALLVALKPLLV; encoded by the coding sequence ATGAGAGGAGACGCCCAGCGGTTCGTTCGCCCCGGCATTCGCGCGCTGCACGGCTACGTGCCGGGCGAGCAGCCGCGCGATCGCCGCTACGTGAAGTTGAACACCAACGAGAATCCCTACCCGCCGTCGCCGCGTGTGATCGAGGCGGTGCGCGCCGCGGTGATCGACGATCTGCGGCTCTACCCCGACCCGGTCGCCACCGAACTGCGCCGCAAGGCCGGTGAGGTCTATGGCTTCGCACCGGAGCAGATCATCGCCGGCAACGGTTCGGACGATTTGCTCGCGCTAATCGTGCGCGCGTGCGCCAGCGCCGGCGATCGCGTCGTGTACCCGATGCCGACGTATAGCCTCTACGACACGTTGGTCGCCATTCAGGATGCCGAGGCGGCGCACGTGCCGTTTCCCGCCGACTTCACGCTGCCCGTCGCCGCGCTGCGTCAGCTCGATGGCCGGGTGACCTTCGTCTGCAATCCCAACGCGCCGTCGGGAACCGTGACCCCGGTGGCGGTCATCGAAGAGTTGGCGCGAGCGTTGTCCGGCTTGTTGGTGGTGGACGAAGCGTACGTGGACTTTGCCGACGCCACCGCGCTGCCACTCGTGCAACGCTGTCCGAACGTCGTCGTGCTGCGGACGTTCTCGAAGTCGTTCTCGCTGGCCGGCATGCGCATCGGGCTTGGGTTCGGCAGCGCTGCGGTCATTGAAGAGCTGAACAAGGTGAAGGACTCGTACAACCTGAGCCGGTTGAGTTTGGTCGCCGCGACGGCGGCGCTCGAAGACCTCGCGTGGATGCAGCGCAACGTCACGCGTATCCGCACGACTCGCGCGGCCCTGAGCGAGCGCCTGCGCGCGCTCGGTCTGCAGGTGTTACCGAGTCAGGCCAATTTCATTCTGGCGCGGCGGCCGGGACGCAACATGGGTGACATCCAGCGCGCGCTGAAGGAGCAGGGTGTGCTGGTGCGCTACTTTGATACCCCCGACCTGCGCGATGCCCTACGCATCACGGTCGGCACGGATGAAGAATGCGAGGCGCTGCTGGTTGCGCTGAAGCCGCTGCTCGTGTGA